From a region of the Toxotes jaculatrix isolate fToxJac2 chromosome 7, fToxJac2.pri, whole genome shotgun sequence genome:
- the loxl2b gene encoding lysyl oxidase homolog 2b produces MLATQYLPCCTVILLLLLKQTLAQYEHLGYPPGYPDPEQEQYTPPQLTPDTPRIQLRLAGDKRKHNEGRVEVFYNGEWGTVCDDDFTIHAAQVVCRELGYLEAISWFPSSKYGKGQGPIWFDNLHCTGKEKTLALCPSNGIGVSDCKHTEDVGVVCSDKRIPGFKFVNTLPNHVENLDIQVEDARIRPILSSYRKRIPVTEGYVEVKDGGKWKQICNTEWTQFNSRVICGMFGFPGERKYNTRVYKMFARRRKPTYWDFSVNCTGNEAHLSSCKLGQATSLKSNGTCVEGLPVVVSCVPGRAFAPTPMAGFRKAFRQEQPLVRLRGGAIVGEGRVEVLKNGEWGTICDDNWNLLSATVVCRELGFGTAKEALSGGRLGQGMGPVHMNEVECSGFEKSITECFFNKEALGCSHEEDAAVRCNVPAMGFQERLRLSGGRNPYEGRVEVLVERNGSLVWGTVCSEGWGTMEAMVVCRQLGLGFASNAFQETWYWAGEVSADGVVMSGVRCSGTEMSLSHCLHHGAHLSCPKGGGRNAAGVSCSETAPDLVLNPQVVEQTTYMEDRPMFMLQCAYEENCLATTSTQVPANSYRRLLRFSSQIHNNGQSDFRPKASRHSWVWHECHRHYHSMEVFTLYDLFSLNGTKVAEGHKASFCLEDSECDEGIEKRYECANFGEQGITVGCWDTYRHDIDCQWVDITDVKPGDYIFQIIINPNYEVPESDYTNNIMKCRCRYDGHRVWMYSCHNGGSLSTETEQTFPGLINNQVTHR; encoded by the exons ATGCTGGCCACCCAGTATCTGCCCTGCTGCACTGTCATTCTGTTACTGCTATTAAAGCAGACCCTTGCCCAGTATGAGCACCTTGGCTACCCACCGGGCTACCCAGACCCAGAGCAGGAACAATACACCCCCCCACAGCTGACACCTGACACGCCCAGGATTCAGCTCCGATTGGCAGGAGATAAGAGGAAACACAACGAGGGCCGCGTCGAGGTTTTCTACAACGGCGAGTGGGGAACTGTCTGTGATGACGACTTCACTATCCACGCCGCTCAGGTGGTGTGTCGGGAGCTGGGCTACCTGGAAGCCATCTCATGGTTTCCATCCTCGAAATATGGGAAAGGACAAG GACCCATCTGGTTCGACAATCTCCACTGCACCGGCAAAGAAAAGACCTTGGCGCTGTGTCCGTCCAACGGGATTGGTGTTTCAGActgcaaacacactgaagacGTAGGCGTGGTGTGCAGCGACAAGAGGATACCAGGATTTAAATTTGTCAACACCCTGCCCAACCATGTAGAG AACCTCGATATTCAGGTGGAGGATGCGCGCATACGACCCATCCTGTCATCATACCGTAAGCGGATCCCTGTAACAGAGGGCTATGTGGAGGTCAAGGATGGTGGTAAATGGAAGCAGATCTGTAACACTGAGTGGACCCAGTTTAACAGCAGAGTCATCTGTGGCATGTTTGGCTTCCCCGGGGAGAGGAAGTACAACACCAGAGTCTACAA AATGTTTGCTCGCAGGAGAAAGCCCACATATTGGGACTTCTCTGTCAACTGCACAGGCAATGAAGCCCATTTGTCCAGCTGTAAACTTGGCCAGGCTACATCACTGAAGTCCAACGGCACCTGTGTTGAAGGTTTGCCCGTGGTGGTGAGCTGCGTGCCTGGCAGAGCCTTCGCCCCGACGCCCATGGCTGGATTCAGGAAGGCCTTCAGACAAGAG CAACCGTTGGTTCGTCTGCGTGGTGGGGCCATCGTAGGCGAGGGCCGAGTGGAGGTGTTGAAAAATGGAGAGTGGGGCACCATATGTGATGATAACTGGAACCTGCTGTCTGCCACCGTGGTGTGTCGAGAGCTGGGCTTCGGTACGGCCAAGGAGGCCCTGTCTGGAGGTCGCCTGGGACAAG gcaTGGGCCCAGTGCACATGAACGAGGTGGAGTGCTCAGGATTTGAGAAGTCCATTACAGAGTGCTTCTTCAACAAGGAGGCTCTGGGTTGCAGCCATGAGGAGGATGCCGCCGTCAGGTGTAACGTCCCTGCTATGGGCTTCCAGGAGAGG CTGCGTCTGAGTGGAGGTCGTAACCCCTACGAGGGCCGTGTGGAGGTGCTGGTGGAGAGGAACGGCTCTCTGGTGTGGGGGACGGTGTGCAGTGAAGGCTGGGGAACCATGGAGGCCATGGTGGTCTGCAGACAGCTGGGCCTGGGCTTCGCCAGCAACGCTTTCCAG GAGACATGGTATTGGGCTGGTGAGGTGAGCGCAGACGGTGTGGTGATGAGTGGAGTTCGCTGCTCTGGTACTGAGATGTCTCTGTCCCACTGCCTGCACCACGGGGCCCACCTCAGCTGCCCGAAAGGAGGGGGACGCAATGCTGCTGGAGTCTCCTGCTCTGAGA CGGCTCCTGACCTGGTGTTGAACCCTCAGGTGGTGGAGCAGACCACCTACATGGAGGACAGGCCCATGTTCATGCTGCAGTGCGCATACGAGGAGAACTGTCTGGCCACCACCTCCACCCAGGTCCCAGCCAACTCCTACCGCCGCCTGCTACGATTTTCCTCCCAGATCCACAATAACGGCCAGTCTGACTTCAGGCCGAAAGCTAGCAGACACTCCTGGGTGTGGCACGAGTGTCacag gcattaTCACAGCATGGAGGTGTTTACCCTCTATGACCTGTTTAGCCTCAATGGAACCAAAGTGGCAGAAGGACATAAAGCAAGTTTTTGCCTGGAGGACTCGGAGTGTGATGAAG GTATTGAAAAAAGGTACGAGTGTGCTAACTTTGGAGAGCAGGGTATCACTGTGGGCTGCTGGGATACCTACAGGCACGATATCGACTGCCAGTGGGTCGACATAACTGACGTCAAACCCGGAGATTACATTTTCCAG ATAATAATTAATCCCAACTATGAAGTGCCAGAGTCAGACTACACCAATAACATCATGAAGTGCAGATGTCGATATGATGGCCATCGTGTGTGGATGTACAGCTGCCATAATG gTGGCTCCTTAAgcactgaaacagaacagacatTCCCAGGCCTCATCAACAACCAGGTGAcccacaggtaa